A stretch of the Candidatus Paceibacterota bacterium genome encodes the following:
- a CDS encoding ComEC/Rec2 family competence protein has protein sequence MSNKIIYTLIGGLATGIALSSFVLVGIFGALALILVGAIIFFYLTVVENMGWRANLALFLVPLFLISAGFGFWRMTFQVDGVQNPKLDRLVGEKVTLTGIVSDELDVREKSSQVTLSIYDQSSPTSKGDFLSKVLARTDNFNNLDYGDEVEVSGKLEKAKNFSSETGRTFNYEKFLAKDGIGYIINFARFKKVDSNKGNFVVAKLLAFKHAFTANLAQLISEPQASLLGGLIVGAKEALGKNLLDDFRKVGVIHIVVLSGYNITIVAESLMSFFKVFLPNVFATSFGVLSIIAFALMTGASATVVRASIMALLVIVAKIGARRYDITRALLLAGLVMLINNPAILVFDPSFQLSFLATVGLIFVSPIVERWLQFVPEKFKMREVAVATLATQIFVLPYILYQMGTFSVVALPVNLLILSAIPLTMLLGFLAGIFGFVSLLLATPFAFGAYIFLAYELGVVNWFAKLPFASFSVPAFPFWLVILVYVGYFFLYQRLKVK, from the coding sequence GTGAGTAATAAAATTATCTATACTCTAATAGGCGGCTTGGCGACCGGGATTGCTCTTAGCTCTTTTGTTTTGGTTGGTATCTTTGGAGCTCTCGCTCTGATTTTAGTCGGAGCCATTATATTTTTTTATTTGACAGTGGTTGAAAATATGGGGTGGCGCGCAAATCTTGCGCTTTTTCTAGTCCCACTATTTTTAATCTCAGCCGGCTTTGGATTTTGGCGGATGACTTTTCAGGTTGACGGCGTCCAGAACCCCAAGCTTGACCGTTTGGTAGGCGAGAAAGTCACCCTTACCGGAATTGTTTCAGATGAGTTAGATGTCAGGGAGAAAAGTTCTCAAGTGACTCTTTCAATCTATGATCAAAGTAGTCCAACTTCAAAAGGTGATTTTTTAAGTAAGGTTTTGGCGAGAACCGATAATTTTAATAATCTGGACTACGGTGACGAGGTCGAGGTTAGTGGGAAATTGGAAAAAGCAAAAAATTTCTCAAGTGAGACCGGTCGGACTTTTAATTATGAAAAATTTCTGGCCAAAGACGGCATCGGCTATATTATTAATTTTGCCAGGTTCAAAAAGGTTGATTCAAACAAAGGGAATTTTGTTGTGGCAAAACTCTTGGCCTTTAAGCATGCCTTTACTGCCAATCTAGCGCAACTTATCTCTGAACCGCAGGCCTCGCTTTTGGGTGGTCTGATTGTCGGGGCCAAAGAGGCACTTGGTAAAAATCTGCTTGATGATTTTCGCAAAGTTGGAGTGATTCATATCGTGGTTCTCTCTGGTTACAACATTACTATCGTGGCCGAGTCGCTAATGAGTTTCTTTAAAGTGTTTTTGCCGAATGTCTTCGCAACTTCTTTTGGGGTATTATCAATAATTGCTTTCGCTTTAATGACCGGTGCCTCGGCTACGGTCGTGCGGGCCTCGATTATGGCGCTTTTGGTGATTGTGGCCAAGATCGGCGCTAGGCGTTATGACATTACTCGTGCTCTTTTGCTTGCCGGTCTTGTGATGCTTATCAATAATCCGGCGATTTTGGTTTTCGATCCTTCTTTCCAACTTTCTTTTTTGGCTACGGTTGGTTTGATTTTTGTCTCACCGATTGTTGAGAGATGGCTACAATTTGTGCCTGAGAAATTTAAAATGCGCGAGGTGGCCGTGGCGACACTCGCTACCCAAATTTTCGTTTTGCCCTACATTCTTTATCAAATGGGCACTTTTTCGGTTGTGGCTTTGCCTGTCAATCTTTTAATTTTGTCAGCAATTCCTTTGACAATGCTTCTCGGTTTTCTTGCCGGGATTTTTGGTTTCGTTTCACTACTTTTGGCCACGCCTTTCGCTTTCGGGGCCTACATTTTTTTGGCTTATGAACTCGGAGTGGTAAATTGGTTTGCTAAATTGCCCTTTGCCTCGTTCTCCGTCCCAGCATTTCCTTTTTGGTTAGTAATTCTGGTTTATGTCGGTTACTTTTTCTTATATCAGAGACTAAAAGTTAAATAA
- the recJ gene encoding single-stranded-DNA-specific exonuclease RecJ, whose protein sequence is MKKYAVREEISDQEHQQLGQYPSLLKKLLAYREIKGGDQAEAFLNPNYEKHLHDPFLIKDMGKAVDRILKAFQLGEKIIIFGDYDADGIPGGVILHDFFRKIGFTNFENYIPHRHNEGFGLNENAIKQFVESGARLLITVDCGIANISEINFAQANGLDVIVTDHHLVNGHGAPEAFAIVNPNQPGCDYPNKSLCGAGVAFKLVQALIFRLQTSKLPNPDAPVGTPTLRQASGLETCDLNQATISPVPKGWEKWLLDMAGLATLSDMVPLVGENRALAHYGMKVLRKSPRVGLMKLLRKLKINQRTLNEDDIGFMITPRINAASRMGEPMDAFRLFATTDEVEADQVSDHLNKINDERKGIVASMVKEMKHAVAERYANRDKKVIVLGNPNWRPSLLGLAANTLAEEHSCPVFLWGRDGENVIKGSCRSDGVTSLVGLMSEVAPGIFLEYGGHDFSGGFSVVAEKIHLLETELEKAFDQARANRKALDQTVFVDARLSFDGVNWSNWDLVDKLSPFGVGNPKPVFLFESAKIFDLKQFGKEKNHLELVFKKENGDKVSAIGFFMNPKEFKTKVEIGEAVNLVATMEKSVFKQYPELRLRIVDII, encoded by the coding sequence ATGAAAAAATATGCCGTCCGGGAGGAAATTTCAGATCAGGAACACCAACAGCTCGGCCAATATCCGTCTTTGCTTAAGAAGTTGTTAGCCTATAGGGAGATCAAGGGCGGCGATCAGGCCGAAGCCTTTCTCAATCCTAATTATGAGAAGCATCTCCACGATCCGTTCTTGATAAAAGATATGGGGAAGGCGGTGGACCGAATTCTGAAGGCTTTCCAATTGGGTGAAAAGATAATAATTTTTGGTGACTATGATGCCGACGGGATTCCAGGCGGAGTGATCCTGCATGATTTTTTCCGGAAAATCGGTTTCACTAATTTTGAAAACTATATTCCGCATCGGCACAATGAGGGTTTTGGGTTGAATGAAAATGCGATCAAACAATTTGTTGAGTCGGGGGCCAGACTTTTAATTACGGTTGATTGTGGCATCGCCAATATTTCCGAAATTAATTTTGCTCAAGCTAACGGTCTAGATGTGATTGTCACCGATCATCACTTAGTTAATGGTCACGGCGCGCCAGAGGCTTTTGCTATTGTTAACCCAAATCAGCCGGGCTGTGATTATCCCAACAAGAGTCTCTGTGGTGCGGGTGTGGCGTTTAAATTGGTGCAGGCTCTGATCTTTCGTCTTCAAACTTCTAAACTTCCAAATCCCGACGCTCCGGTCGGGACCCCGACCTTGCGGCAAGCGTCGGGGCTTGAAACTTGTGACTTGAATCAAGCAACCATTTCTCCCGTCCCAAAGGGATGGGAAAAATGGTTGCTCGACATGGCCGGCTTGGCCACGCTTTCTGACATGGTGCCACTTGTGGGCGAAAATCGAGCGCTCGCTCACTACGGGATGAAAGTTTTAAGAAAATCTCCCCGAGTCGGCTTAATGAAATTATTGCGAAAGCTGAAAATCAATCAAAGAACGTTAAACGAGGATGATATCGGCTTTATGATTACTCCCAGAATCAATGCCGCTTCAAGAATGGGTGAGCCGATGGACGCTTTCAGGCTTTTTGCCACAACGGATGAGGTTGAGGCTGACCAAGTAAGCGATCATTTGAATAAGATTAATGACGAGAGGAAAGGAATCGTGGCTTCGATGGTCAAAGAGATGAAGCACGCCGTCGCAGAGCGCTATGCTAATCGAGATAAAAAAGTAATTGTTTTAGGTAATCCAAACTGGCGCCCTTCACTTTTGGGTCTCGCGGCCAATACTTTGGCAGAAGAGCATTCTTGCCCTGTTTTTCTTTGGGGGAGAGATGGCGAAAATGTCATCAAAGGATCTTGTCGTTCAGATGGAGTCACCAGTTTAGTTGGCCTGATGTCAGAAGTTGCCCCGGGCATATTCTTGGAATATGGCGGTCACGATTTTTCTGGCGGTTTCAGTGTCGTAGCAGAAAAGATTCACCTTTTAGAGACAGAGTTGGAAAAGGCTTTTGATCAGGCTCGAGCTAATCGCAAGGCTCTGGATCAGACTGTCTTCGTTGATGCCAGACTAAGTTTTGATGGTGTAAATTGGTCCAATTGGGATTTGGTGGACAAGCTCTCGCCGTTCGGTGTTGGTAATCCCAAACCGGTTTTTCTTTTTGAATCGGCTAAGATTTTTGATTTAAAACAATTTGGCAAGGAGAAAAATCACTTAGAATTGGTTTTTAAAAAAGAAAATGGTGATAAAGTTTCTGCCATTGGATTTTTTATGAATCCCAAAGAGTTTAAAACTAAGGTTGAAATTGGTGAGGCGGTCAACTTGGTGGCGACAATGGAAAAAAGTGTTTTCAAGCAGTACCCAGAACTGCGTCTGCGGATTGTTGACATAATATAG
- a CDS encoding Fe-Mn family superoxide dismutase, protein MLKFEEQKFNIPALKGISTKNIEEHLKLYAGYVKNANNILDMLAKYHTEDMTGNSYIIGELHRRFSFEYNGIRNHEMYFSALEGGAKPLSPGSEFRKAIEAIAGSFDNFLAGFKNMAAATRGIGWAVLWYDKKNKQFIGSWVDEQHLGQLSGATPILMLDMWEHSYVADYQPSGKKQYVEDFFTNLNWEVIEKNFSMATK, encoded by the coding sequence ATGCTTAAATTTGAAGAACAAAAATTCAATATTCCTGCCCTTAAAGGCATCTCAACTAAAAATATCGAGGAGCATCTGAAGCTTTACGCCGGTTATGTAAAAAATGCCAACAATATTTTGGATATGCTCGCGAAATATCATACCGAAGATATGACGGGAAATTCCTACATCATCGGGGAATTGCATCGCCGCTTCAGTTTTGAATACAACGGCATTCGTAACCACGAAATGTATTTTTCTGCTTTGGAAGGCGGAGCAAAACCACTATCACCCGGAAGTGAATTTAGGAAAGCGATAGAGGCCATAGCGGGCTCGTTTGATAATTTCCTAGCCGGATTCAAAAATATGGCGGCGGCGACCCGCGGTATCGGTTGGGCCGTGCTTTGGTATGACAAGAAAAATAAACAATTTATCGGTTCATGGGTAGACGAACAGCATTTGGGACAACTAAGCGGCGCCACCCCGATTTTGATGCTTGATATGTGGGAACACTCCTATGTTGCCGACTATCAACCAAGCGGTAAAAAGCAGTATGTCGAGGACTTTTTCACTAACCTAAACTGGGAGGTCATCGAAAAAAACTTTTCCATGGCAACTAAATAA
- the rnhA gene encoding ribonuclease HI — MTANSVIIFTDGSSKGNPGPGGFGAVIIVAGKVMELGGGDPHTTNNRMEIQAAISALAYIANLEGRLPITVYTDSAYLLNGITKWVFGWRQNGWKTSTKQPVENQDLWEELFDITKSKKINWYLVKGHVGVAGNHRCDEIATLFADGKQMQLYSGALENYSIKDILNISANPAEAEKRADSKSRSRAKAFCYVSLVDGEVLVHKTWAECEKRVKGKSGARFQKVFSKSEEDSLVKEWGS; from the coding sequence ATGACTGCCAATTCCGTTATAATTTTTACTGACGGTTCCTCCAAGGGCAATCCCGGCCCGGGTGGCTTTGGGGCGGTAATTATTGTTGCTGGAAAGGTGATGGAGCTTGGTGGCGGCGATCCGCATACTACCAATAACCGCATGGAGATTCAGGCGGCTATCTCGGCTCTGGCTTATATTGCCAATCTTGAAGGTCGTTTGCCAATTACTGTCTATACTGATTCAGCTTATCTTTTAAATGGCATTACCAAATGGGTTTTTGGCTGGCGTCAGAATGGTTGGAAAACTTCAACCAAACAGCCGGTTGAGAATCAGGATCTTTGGGAGGAATTGTTTGATATCACCAAAAGCAAGAAAATTAATTGGTATCTGGTTAAGGGCCATGTCGGAGTGGCTGGCAACCACCGCTGTGACGAAATCGCCACACTATTTGCTGACGGCAAACAAATGCAACTTTATTCCGGAGCACTAGAGAATTATTCGATTAAGGATATTTTAAATATTTCAGCTAACCCGGCAGAAGCCGAAAAGAGAGCTGATAGTAAATCGCGCAGCCGTGCCAAAGCTTTCTGTTATGTCAGTCTTGTTGACGGTGAGGTGTTGGTCCACAAGACTTGGGCAGAGTGTGAAAAACGAGTCAAGGGTAAATCGGGGGCGCGTTTCCAGAAAGTTTTCAGTAAATCTGAAGAAGACAGCCTGGTCAAAGAGTGGGGCAGTTAA
- a CDS encoding HIT family protein translates to MNCLFCKIAKKEIPSDLVFENDEIFSFLDIHPVSDGHILVIPKAHYEKMTDTPDELLSKLFVECKKLMIAIKKALNADYVAVSVVGVDIPHFHIHLVPRRHDDGLAGFWPTKEFVDGKLILEKIKKALD, encoded by the coding sequence ATGAATTGCCTCTTCTGCAAAATCGCCAAAAAAGAAATTCCCTCCGATTTAGTTTTTGAAAATGACGAGATATTCTCTTTTCTCGATATTCACCCGGTTTCCGATGGTCATATTTTGGTTATCCCAAAAGCTCACTACGAGAAAATGACTGACACTCCTGACGAGCTTCTGTCCAAACTTTTTGTCGAATGCAAAAAACTGATGATTGCCATCAAAAAGGCTTTGAACGCCGATTATGTCGCTGTCTCGGTAGTTGGCGTTGATATCCCCCACTTTCACATCCATTTGGTGCCCAGAAGACACGACGATGGTTTAGCCGGCTTTTGGCCAACCAAAGAATTTGTTGACGGTAAATTGATTTTGGAGAAAATTAAAAAGGCGCTCGATTAA
- a CDS encoding ComEC/Rec2 family competence protein encodes MVFIRKNLNWLILGILVLVNAFIWFAVLKEDRGGQLRVYFLNIGQGDAILIDAPSGNQMLIDGGPDKSVLSELGKVLPFYDHKIEVVLATHPDQDHVAGLNYVLDRYRVDQVLEPGVSAETAVYQNLEKKIGDKKISKILARRGMIVDLGGGAVFKILFPDRDTIGWETNTASIVGRVVYGGNSVMLTGDSPQAIENYLTILDGKNLQSDVLKAGHHGSRTSSSQSFVGFVNPQYAVISAGKNNSYGHPHQEVLDLLKKFQVQILRTDELGMIKFSSDGGLWSLD; translated from the coding sequence GTGGTATTTATTAGGAAAAATCTGAACTGGCTGATTCTTGGCATTTTGGTTTTAGTCAACGCTTTTATTTGGTTTGCGGTCTTAAAGGAGGATCGTGGCGGTCAATTACGTGTTTATTTTTTAAATATCGGGCAAGGTGACGCAATTTTAATCGATGCTCCGTCCGGCAACCAAATGCTCATTGATGGCGGGCCGGACAAATCGGTTTTGAGTGAGTTGGGCAAAGTTTTGCCTTTTTATGATCACAAGATTGAGGTGGTGCTTGCAACCCATCCTGACCAGGATCATGTTGCCGGCTTAAATTATGTTTTAGATCGTTATCGGGTCGATCAGGTTTTGGAGCCTGGGGTTTCGGCCGAGACAGCAGTCTATCAAAATCTGGAGAAGAAAATTGGTGACAAAAAAATTTCTAAAATTTTAGCGAGAAGAGGGATGATTGTAGATTTGGGCGGTGGTGCAGTTTTCAAAATCCTTTTTCCTGATCGGGATACGATTGGCTGGGAGACCAACACCGCTTCGATTGTCGGCCGCGTAGTGTACGGTGGTAACTCCGTAATGCTCACTGGTGATTCGCCTCAAGCCATCGAAAATTATCTGACGATTTTAGATGGCAAAAATCTACAAAGCGATGTTTTGAAGGCCGGACACCACGGTTCACGCACCTCGAGTAGTCAGAGTTTTGTCGGCTTTGTTAATCCGCAGTACGCTGTTATTTCGGCCGGTAAAAATAATAGCTATGGACATCCACATCAGGAAGTCCTGGATTTGCTTAAGAAATTTCAAGTCCAAATTTTAAGGACTGATGAACTGGGCATGATTAAATTTTCATCTGATGGGGGACTCTGGTCGCTAGACTAA